One region of Roseicitreum antarcticum genomic DNA includes:
- a CDS encoding DUF2478 domain-containing protein — MVRGDFGAAHHGDAVMRLGYVIAPGPGALDVFLALVAQTMKAQGLRVAGAVQRTLGGAGLSRGEMRLQILSGGEFLISQRLGAGAQGCRLDPGALEAAVMAVGRDLDHDTHVLILNKFGKQEALGRGFAPLIAEALGNDVPVLLGVHSNNMQAFQDFEGGMAQALPYDLVTVERWCLDAARCRQG; from the coding sequence GTGGTCCGGGGCGATTTCGGCGCCGCGCATCACGGCGACGCGGTGATGCGGTTGGGCTATGTCATAGCGCCCGGCCCCGGCGCGCTGGACGTGTTTCTGGCGCTGGTGGCGCAGACCATGAAGGCGCAGGGGCTGCGCGTTGCTGGTGCGGTGCAGCGCACCCTTGGTGGGGCGGGGCTGTCACGTGGGGAAATGCGGTTGCAAATACTAAGTGGCGGTGAATTCCTTATCAGTCAGCGGCTTGGCGCAGGTGCGCAGGGGTGCCGCCTGGACCCGGGCGCGCTGGAGGCGGCGGTCATGGCAGTGGGGCGTGACCTCGATCATGACACACACGTGTTAATTTTGAACAAATTTGGCAAGCAAGAGGCCCTTGGCCGTGGTTTTGCCCCGCTGATCGCCGAGGCACTGGGCAATGATGTTCCGGTTCTTCTGGGGGTGCATTCCAACAATATGCAAGCGTTTCAGGACTTTGAGGGCGGGATGGCGCAGGCGTTGCCCTATGATCTCGTGACGGTTGAACGCTGGTGCCTTGATGCGGCACGCTGCCGCCAAGGGTAG